The following proteins are co-located in the Pyrococcus abyssi GE5 genome:
- a CDS encoding transketolase, giving the protein MGLNEVLLTKLKDMLRPVNGFHMHSSLTCLSILQAVLEVKRSDDVVILSKGHSAPAFYVMLWKLGLLRDEDLEKFADIDGLPSHVTRGLPFIEVSSGSLGQGLSVANGIAMAKRIDGKSGRVFVILGDGELDEGQIWEAAMTASHYGLDNVIAIVDRNYGQLSGNTERIMSKEPLADKWKAFGWKVREVKNEVESLKEVINELDGVKGKPKVIIAKWSY; this is encoded by the coding sequence ATGGGTTTGAATGAGGTTCTCTTGACGAAGCTTAAGGACATGCTTAGGCCTGTTAACGGTTTCCACATGCACTCCTCTCTGACATGTCTAAGCATACTTCAAGCGGTTCTCGAGGTTAAGAGAAGTGACGACGTCGTAATACTCAGCAAGGGGCACTCTGCTCCGGCATTTTACGTGATGCTTTGGAAACTCGGTTTGCTGAGGGATGAAGATTTAGAGAAGTTCGCTGATATAGATGGGTTACCGAGTCATGTAACGAGGGGTTTGCCTTTCATTGAGGTTTCTAGTGGTTCTTTAGGCCAAGGGCTCTCCGTTGCTAACGGTATAGCCATGGCTAAGAGAATCGATGGAAAATCGGGAAGGGTTTTCGTGATCCTCGGAGATGGGGAGCTCGATGAAGGGCAGATATGGGAGGCTGCAATGACAGCATCCCACTATGGCCTCGACAACGTTATAGCGATCGTGGACAGAAATTATGGACAATTAAGTGGGAATACTGAGAGAATAATGAGCAAGGAACCCTTAGCTGATAAATGGAAGGCGTTTGGGTGGAAGGTTAGGGAGGTAAAGAATGAAGTCGAATCCCTGAAGGAAGTAATTAATGAGTTGGATGGGGTAAAAGGAAAACCAAAAGTGATAATAGCGAAGTGGAGCTACTGA
- a CDS encoding transketolase family protein translates to MIESFRESFGRTLVEIGRKNKDVIVVDADVKNSTKTVYFENQFPDRFIQVGISEQDMIGTAAGLAIAGKIPIVSAFAAFLMRAWEQIRNTIARDNLNVKIVATHSGFSDFLDGSSHQCLEDIALMRVLPNMKVVVPADAYATRALLYEIVEDHGPAYMRLGRDFAPRVYEDGDEIKLGKANILRDGSDILFVASGVMVSVALEVAENLKGVGIDAGVLDMHTVKPLDERTLINLARKVNLVITLEEHTIFGGLGGAVAEALSEKMPRRVIRIGSTTFGRSSRDYLSLLDRYGLSVNKVYSKVLEVVKNEDDEVLEGV, encoded by the coding sequence GTGATAGAGAGTTTCAGAGAATCTTTCGGAAGGACACTAGTCGAGATTGGAAGGAAAAACAAGGATGTCATTGTTGTTGACGCTGATGTTAAGAATTCAACTAAGACTGTGTACTTTGAAAATCAATTTCCCGACAGGTTCATTCAAGTGGGGATAAGCGAGCAGGATATGATAGGGACTGCAGCTGGGCTTGCTATAGCCGGTAAAATCCCAATAGTTTCGGCGTTTGCAGCATTTCTTATGAGGGCCTGGGAGCAGATAAGAAACACGATCGCTAGGGATAATCTAAACGTTAAGATAGTTGCTACTCACTCAGGCTTCTCTGATTTCCTTGATGGTTCTTCCCATCAATGCCTTGAAGATATAGCCCTGATGAGGGTTCTCCCAAACATGAAGGTTGTAGTTCCTGCGGATGCTTATGCAACACGAGCGTTGCTGTACGAGATAGTTGAAGATCATGGGCCAGCTTACATGAGGCTCGGTAGGGATTTTGCCCCTAGGGTTTACGAGGATGGAGATGAGATAAAACTTGGGAAAGCTAATATTCTAAGGGATGGAAGCGACATTTTATTCGTTGCTTCAGGAGTTATGGTTTCTGTAGCCCTCGAAGTTGCGGAGAACCTAAAAGGGGTTGGTATAGATGCTGGAGTCCTCGATATGCACACCGTAAAGCCCCTCGATGAGAGAACCCTTATCAACCTTGCAAGGAAGGTTAACCTAGTGATAACGTTGGAGGAACATACGATATTCGGCGGTTTGGGAGGGGCTGTGGCTGAGGCTCTTTCAGAAAAAATGCCAAGGAGGGTTATTAGGATAGGATCAACCACGTTTGGAAGGTCAAGTAGGGACTACCTCTCCCTCCTGGATAGGTATGGGCTGAGCGTTAATAAGGTGTACTCAAAGGTTTTGGAGGTAGTTAAGAATGAGGATGATGAAGTACTCGAAGGAGTATAA
- the aroF gene encoding 3-deoxy-7-phosphoheptulonate synthase — MKYSKEYKDKTIIKVGDVKIGEGFTIMAGPCAIESEDQIMKTAEFLAELGIKILRGGAFKPRTSPYSFQGYGEKALKWMRKAADEYGLVTVTEVMDTRHVELVSKYADILQIGARNSQNFELLKEVGRQEKPVLLKRGMGNTIQELLYSAEYIMSQGNENVILCERGIRTFETSTRFTLDISAVPVVKELSHLPIVVDPSHPAGRRSLVIPLAKAAYAVGADGVLVEVHPDPENALSDSKQQLTFEDFKILLDELRKLGWRG; from the coding sequence ATGAAGTACTCGAAGGAGTATAAAGATAAAACGATAATCAAGGTTGGGGACGTTAAAATTGGGGAGGGTTTCACGATAATGGCTGGTCCCTGTGCGATAGAGAGCGAAGATCAAATAATGAAAACCGCTGAATTCCTGGCTGAGCTTGGAATTAAGATCCTTAGAGGTGGAGCGTTCAAGCCCAGGACTTCCCCGTATTCATTCCAGGGATACGGGGAGAAGGCTTTGAAATGGATGAGAAAGGCTGCTGATGAGTATGGGTTAGTTACGGTAACTGAGGTTATGGATACAAGGCACGTTGAGCTAGTCTCAAAGTATGCTGACATACTTCAGATAGGAGCCAGGAATTCCCAGAATTTCGAGTTGCTGAAGGAAGTTGGGAGGCAGGAAAAGCCCGTTCTATTAAAGAGGGGTATGGGGAACACCATTCAGGAGCTCCTTTACTCAGCTGAGTACATAATGAGTCAAGGAAACGAGAACGTCATACTGTGCGAGAGGGGTATAAGAACATTTGAAACATCCACTAGATTTACGCTAGATATTTCTGCAGTTCCGGTGGTTAAAGAGCTTTCCCATCTCCCGATAGTAGTTGATCCATCCCATCCGGCTGGAAGGAGAAGTCTAGTTATCCCACTAGCGAAAGCAGCCTACGCTGTTGGGGCTGATGGTGTACTCGTTGAGGTTCATCCAGATCCCGAAAATGCACTGTCCGATTCAAAGCAGCAGCTAACCTTCGAGGATTTCAAGATTTTGCTTGACGAGTTAAGGAAGCTGGGATGGAGGGGATAG
- the aroB gene encoding 3-dehydroquinate synthase, translated as MENIIFSPLSSLPSIVEELNPYKIAVLTNDMLKSLWLDKIIELLGGDVFPIVIPDGEEYKTIETAIKIWDELVSFGFTRKSLLIGLGGGVITDIAGFVASTYMRGTLLGFIPTTLLAQVDAAIGGKTGVNFHGKNMIGTFYLPNFVLISTETLSTLPRIELLNGMAEVIKYAILDKNVYRLLQDVKNVEEIRNREDIIRESVNVKVRVVEEDLKESGKRRILNLGHTVGHAIEKLSGYKIKHGFAVSVGLIAAAKLGEKLYNFDSGKVIELVERFNLPTKLPYPPKDIIEAMKLDKKAWYGKIVFVIPVEIGRISIEDVPEELLLQVLGEIR; from the coding sequence ATGGAGAACATAATATTTTCTCCACTCTCCTCTCTCCCTTCCATAGTCGAGGAATTAAATCCCTACAAAATTGCAGTTCTAACGAATGATATGCTGAAATCGCTGTGGCTCGATAAGATTATTGAACTCCTGGGAGGCGACGTGTTTCCAATAGTGATTCCAGATGGGGAGGAATACAAAACGATAGAGACCGCCATCAAGATCTGGGATGAGCTCGTGAGCTTTGGCTTTACGAGAAAATCCCTACTAATAGGGCTTGGTGGTGGGGTTATTACCGATATAGCTGGCTTCGTAGCATCAACATATATGAGGGGGACGCTCCTGGGGTTCATACCGACAACATTGCTTGCCCAGGTTGATGCTGCTATAGGTGGGAAAACCGGCGTTAACTTCCATGGTAAAAACATGATAGGGACTTTTTACCTTCCAAACTTTGTGTTAATTTCAACTGAAACCCTCTCAACTTTGCCCAGGATAGAGCTACTGAACGGGATGGCTGAGGTTATCAAGTACGCCATCCTCGATAAGAATGTATACAGGTTACTCCAAGACGTTAAGAATGTCGAGGAGATTAGAAACAGGGAAGATATAATCAGAGAATCCGTAAACGTAAAGGTTAGGGTCGTTGAGGAAGACTTAAAGGAGAGTGGGAAGAGGAGAATTCTAAACCTTGGACACACGGTTGGGCATGCCATTGAGAAGCTTTCTGGATACAAGATTAAGCACGGCTTCGCAGTTTCGGTTGGATTAATAGCAGCAGCCAAGTTGGGAGAGAAGCTTTACAATTTTGACTCGGGTAAGGTTATTGAGCTCGTTGAGCGGTTCAACTTGCCAACTAAGTTACCCTACCCGCCTAAGGATATAATTGAAGCCATGAAGCTCGACAAAAAGGCTTGGTACGGTAAGATAGTCTTCGTAATTCCAGTTGAAATAGGGAGGATTTCAATAGAGGATGTGCCCGAGGAGTTGCTCCTTCAGGTTCTGGGTGAGATAAGATGA
- a CDS encoding 3-dehydroquinate dehydratase: MIATVILADSIKEAIEKIKSSSSDLYELRADSLKDYSKLELLEPYSEKLVVTIRSKDEGGFKELSDEKRLELYSKFLEIKPRYVDVEFRSKIKDEVMEIAKRVGSRVILSYHNFRETPPFGVLYNLLEDMESEGADIVKIVTHASSPKDNIRIIRLYEFADNLIAFCMGSKGKISRIFSSMYSPITYVALDKKAAPGQLTLEELRVILKILGEGR, from the coding sequence ATGATAGCAACCGTTATCTTGGCTGACTCCATTAAGGAGGCGATTGAGAAGATTAAATCATCGTCTTCCGATTTGTACGAGCTAAGGGCTGACTCCCTTAAGGATTACTCTAAATTGGAACTCCTTGAACCCTACTCCGAGAAGCTTGTGGTAACAATAAGGAGCAAGGATGAAGGGGGTTTTAAGGAGTTAAGTGATGAAAAGAGGTTGGAGCTCTATTCAAAATTCCTCGAGATAAAGCCGAGGTACGTGGATGTAGAGTTCAGATCCAAGATAAAGGATGAAGTTATGGAGATAGCAAAAAGGGTTGGTTCTAGGGTTATTCTCTCTTACCATAACTTCCGTGAGACACCTCCTTTTGGCGTGCTCTACAATCTTTTAGAGGATATGGAGAGCGAGGGGGCTGATATTGTAAAGATCGTTACTCATGCAAGCTCTCCCAAGGATAACATAAGGATTATAAGGCTCTACGAGTTTGCGGATAATTTAATAGCCTTTTGCATGGGTTCCAAGGGTAAAATCTCGAGGATTTTCAGCTCAATGTACTCGCCGATAACTTATGTAGCCCTGGATAAGAAAGCTGCTCCAGGACAATTAACGCTTGAAGAGCTAAGGGTTATACTTAAAATCCTGGGTGAGGGGAGATGA
- a CDS encoding shikimate dehydrogenase, translating into MKVYGLIGKPVSHSLSPVMHNALFRKYGIDAVYVTFEVEELGKAIDGVRALGISGLNVTMPYKEVVTKFLDELSEDAREINSVNTIINLEGSLIGYTTDGVGARKALERFTEIEGRNVLILGAGGAGKAIAYELSKIANIVVLNRTPSKAKSLEKFGVKGGSLDELPNYVGWADVLINATSVGMGTNESLVPRRLLRRELIVMDIVYKPLKTRLLRDAESVGCRVIDGLWMLIYQGAESFKLWTGIYPDVELMRRVSLERLGKG; encoded by the coding sequence ATGAAAGTTTATGGCTTGATAGGAAAGCCCGTTTCACACTCCTTAAGCCCCGTTATGCACAATGCCCTCTTCAGGAAGTATGGAATAGATGCAGTTTACGTAACCTTTGAGGTTGAGGAGCTCGGTAAGGCTATTGATGGTGTTAGGGCCCTCGGAATTTCTGGGCTCAACGTTACCATGCCCTATAAGGAGGTGGTCACCAAATTCTTGGATGAGTTGTCCGAGGATGCTAGGGAAATTAACAGTGTTAATACTATAATAAATCTGGAGGGTTCACTAATCGGATATACAACCGATGGTGTAGGGGCTAGAAAAGCTTTGGAAAGGTTTACCGAGATTGAGGGAAGAAACGTGCTAATCCTTGGAGCAGGGGGAGCTGGGAAGGCTATAGCGTATGAGCTATCTAAGATTGCAAACATTGTCGTTCTAAATAGGACACCCTCTAAGGCTAAATCCTTGGAGAAGTTCGGTGTGAAGGGAGGAAGCTTGGATGAGTTACCCAATTACGTGGGTTGGGCGGATGTATTGATTAACGCAACCTCGGTGGGAATGGGAACAAATGAAAGCTTAGTTCCCAGGAGGCTCTTGAGGAGGGAACTCATAGTTATGGATATAGTCTACAAACCCCTTAAAACGAGACTATTGAGGGATGCCGAAAGCGTTGGGTGCAGAGTTATAGATGGCTTGTGGATGCTAATCTATCAGGGAGCCGAGAGCTTTAAACTTTGGACTGGGATATATCCGGATGTGGAGCTTATGAGGAGGGTTTCCCTTGAGAGGCTCGGGAAGGGCTAG